A window of Anaerolineae bacterium contains these coding sequences:
- a CDS encoding DUF790 family protein: MLKAELIRPRLKMRQGQVWTNPLPANYHYLQMAADLTALFRRHVGHSRGALSEALRDYEGDSLDYPVIRGLAAVLEARCTFGHNPPLDPVALRAHLFRRGPVTHKPNLFHQTTRSQVLAEAAAHFDLTPAQIETALFADLAEEQILLAPGDVLPPGDLLARYNLELARGLLYWAREVRIRVYDNYKDLFKYIKLFKLMYTIRPLANGDGYHLTLHGPLSPFVKSTIRYGVQFAKFLPALLLGRRWQMEADVLPPGASGREPARYTLDERTELRPLRRPACLIAA, translated from the coding sequence ATGCTCAAAGCAGAATTGATCCGGCCGCGTTTGAAGATGCGCCAGGGGCAGGTGTGGACCAATCCTTTGCCCGCCAATTATCATTATCTGCAAATGGCCGCCGATTTAACGGCCCTGTTCCGGCGGCACGTGGGCCACAGCCGGGGGGCGCTGAGCGAAGCCTTGCGCGACTACGAAGGCGACAGCCTGGATTACCCCGTGATCCGGGGTTTGGCCGCCGTGTTAGAGGCCCGTTGTACGTTTGGCCACAACCCGCCCCTTGACCCGGTTGCGCTGCGCGCCCACCTTTTCCGCCGGGGGCCGGTGACGCACAAACCAAACCTTTTTCACCAAACTACCCGCTCCCAGGTGCTGGCCGAAGCAGCCGCCCACTTTGACCTGACGCCCGCCCAAATTGAAACCGCCCTCTTTGCCGACCTGGCCGAAGAACAGATTCTCCTTGCCCCCGGCGACGTATTGCCCCCCGGCGACCTGCTTGCCCGTTACAACCTGGAACTGGCCCGGGGGCTGCTTTATTGGGCCAGGGAGGTGCGCATTAGGGTTTACGATAATTACAAAGACCTTTTTAAGTATATCAAACTCTTCAAACTCATGTATACCATCCGCCCGCTGGCCAACGGCGATGGGTATCATCTGACCCTGCACGGCCCCCTCTCCCCCTTTGTCAAATCAACCATTCGGTATGGGGTGCAGTTTGCCAAATTTTTGCCGGCGTTGTTGTTGGGCCGGCGCTGGCAAATGGAAGCCGACGTGCTGCCGCCCGGCGCGTCTGGCCGGGAGCCGGCCCGCTACACCCTTGACGAGCGCACCGAACTGCGCCCGTTAAGGCGTCCGGCCTGTTTGATAGCCGCTTAG
- a CDS encoding sulfide/dihydroorotate dehydrogenase-like FAD/NAD-binding protein yields MYQILEKEVLSETVKLMVVKAPQVACKAQAGQFVMVRIDEFGERIPLTIADYDQEAETITLIFQEVGKTTIQMGTLEVGDELITVMGPLGHPTPIENYGTVVCIGGGVGIAPIFPIARALKEAGNYVISIIGARTANLLFWIDRMESVSDELILCTDDCSRGRGGLVIEPLKELLATRANNLARIWAIGPAVMMKFVSLTTKPYQVPTIVSLNTVMVDGTGMCGGCRVVLDDGAQFACVDGPEFDGHKVDWDILLSRLQFYKEQEREALAHWLELQAQQEQACALVEVPA; encoded by the coding sequence ATGTACCAGATATTGGAAAAAGAGGTTTTGAGCGAGACCGTCAAACTGATGGTGGTTAAAGCGCCGCAGGTGGCCTGCAAAGCCCAGGCGGGCCAGTTTGTGATGGTGCGGATTGACGAGTTTGGCGAACGCATTCCACTGACCATTGCCGACTATGACCAGGAGGCCGAAACCATCACCCTCATTTTTCAGGAGGTGGGCAAAACCACCATCCAGATGGGCACCCTGGAAGTGGGCGATGAATTGATCACGGTCATGGGGCCGCTGGGACATCCCACTCCTATTGAAAATTACGGCACGGTCGTGTGCATTGGCGGGGGAGTGGGCATTGCCCCCATTTTTCCCATTGCCCGCGCCCTCAAGGAGGCCGGGAATTACGTGATCTCAATTATTGGCGCGCGCACCGCTAACCTGCTCTTTTGGATAGACCGCATGGAAAGTGTTTCCGACGAGTTGATTTTATGCACGGATGACTGCTCCCGCGGCCGGGGCGGTTTGGTGATTGAGCCGCTCAAAGAGTTGTTAGCCACGCGCGCCAACAACCTGGCCCGTATATGGGCCATTGGCCCGGCAGTGATGATGAAATTTGTTTCGCTGACCACCAAACCTTACCAGGTGCCTACCATTGTCAGCCTGAACACGGTGATGGTGGACGGCACCGGGATGTGCGGCGGCTGCCGGGTGGTGCTGGACGACGGCGCTCAATTTGCCTGTGTAGACGGCCCGGAGTTTGACGGCCATAAAGTGGATTGGGATATTTTACTCTCCCGGCTACAATTTTATAAAGAACAGGAACGCGAAGCATTGGCCCACTGGCTGGAGTTGCAGGCCCAACAGGAACAGGCATGCGCCTTGGTGGAGGTACCAGCCTGA
- a CDS encoding DUF790 family protein, with amino-acid sequence MFDSRLEADFAAEFAAKYSGPKRKWALAREDELIVVGDTVMIPDFSFTHRRDGRRALLEIVGFWHPHYLQRKLAKVRQAGRRDLILLVYENVNVAEQAFAEASAGEVLTFSRKPVLKDVLAAVERCAVPPAKGWF; translated from the coding sequence CTGTTTGATAGCCGCTTAGAAGCCGACTTTGCGGCTGAGTTTGCCGCCAAGTACAGCGGCCCTAAACGCAAATGGGCGCTGGCCCGGGAGGATGAATTGATTGTGGTGGGCGATACAGTGATGATCCCCGATTTTTCCTTTACCCATCGCCGGGATGGGCGGCGGGCCTTGTTGGAGATTGTGGGTTTCTGGCATCCCCACTATTTGCAGCGCAAACTGGCCAAAGTGCGCCAGGCCGGCCGGCGCGATCTGATTTTGCTGGTGTATGAAAACGTGAACGTGGCCGAGCAGGCGTTTGCGGAAGCTTCGGCCGGGGAAGTATTGACCTTTAGCCGTAAACCTGTGCTCAAGGATGTGTTGGCGGCGGTAGAACGCTGCGCCGTGCCCCCGGCCAAAGGCTGGTTTTGA